The Paenibacillus yonginensis genome segment CACTCATGGAATATCACCCTTTGTTTGTCAAAAGTATTCGTCACATCATTGTATAACGCAATAATGTTTGTCTGGGGGAACTATGGGGTGCAGGCTTTTACCCAACATAAATACTGTAAGCTTAATGTATGCAATTTAATCGGTTTTGACATCCTAAGCCGTAGGAATAAGATTTGGCGCTGCGTTTCAAATCATGCCGCGGGTTTAAATTACTACAGAGGAACCCGAAACAGTAGGAACCTGAAGTTAGGAAACCGATAGAAGGAGTGATCAGCATGGAAGCTTTGTATACAGCAAAAGTTAAAGTTCACGGCGGCCGGACAGGATCAATTGAATCTTCGGACGGGGTGCTGAAACATAATCTTTCGATGCCTAAAGAGCTTGGCGGATCCGGCGGCGAAGGCACAAATCCCGAGCAGCTGTTTGCCGCAGGTTACGGAGCCTGCTTTGAAAGCGCGCTGGCCAATGTGGCCCGCAAGGAGAAGATCAAGCTTGAAGGGGTGGAAGTGGACAGCCAGGTGACGATCGGCAAAGACGAAGCGGACGGCGGCTTCCAGCTATCGGTTCAGCTGGATGTCAAGATTCCGAACGTGGACAAAAGCCAGGCCCAGGAGCTGCTGCACAAGGCCCACCAGTTCTGCCCGTACTCCAAGGCAACAAGAGGCAATATCGTTGTGAAGCTGAATGCGGTCGATTAGAAGCGGGATTCCTAAGAAACGGAATGCCGAAGATACTGAAGCCTTCCGCTGCTGAGCGGAAGGTTTCTTTTTTACTTATATAGGAAAGTTTATGTCACTATCGTGTGAACTTTGGCGTCAGCAGGCGGCTTGCGACTCGTGTACAAGTTGACATAGCGGTCAAAATTCTTTAATATGTCTAAGTGCTTGAAGGTTCAATTAAATCAAAGATAACGGGTGATGAAAAGATGTCCTCTTACAGACCTAGCGTTGATAACGTCATTTTGGCCAGCAGCAATGAAAAGGACGGCTTGTACGAATTTATAGTTCATATGGTTGACGGAACGGAATGCCGCGTGTTCTATAACCGTACTCCGGAGTGGAAGCTGACCAACATCAGCCGCTTGCAGAAAACGCCTTGTCCGGTATGCCGCAAAGATTTTATCTGCAGATGCATGGAGAGCTTTACCGGAGAAATCGACCAGCAAATGAATGAAGGCCAATGGTTTGAGAAAGCTGCTACCAAAGCATAATTTCAGCATAGAGTAACTAATGATTGCAGGAGCCTGTGATAGATCCCCTTATAGCTGACAGATCAAAGCAAGTAGCGAATCTGTATGCTGCAAGGGGATTTTTCTATAGAGAGACAGAGCAGAGAAGAGAGAGGGTGAGCGGATGATTCGATTTTTACCGCCCGCAAGGAGCAATAGTTGGTTTGTCTGGTATTTGATTTATGCCGGCATAGTGACGATTGCACTTGCATTGTACCGGTTTGGAAGGCTGGGGGACGAATTTGATGCCGGTTTGTTAGGGCGTTTTGCCCTGCTGGCACTGGCGTTCTCCGGGATTGTCCACGTCTGCGGATGGCTTGGAGGCCGATTGATCTGGCTGATTTCCACAGCTGGGCTTGTTATCGGCATATACACGATGTTCAGGTACGCAAGCCGCGATATGTCCGGATGGGAAGATTTGGCATCCTTCATGTCCTTTATGCTTCTTACGGCAGGAGGTTTCCTGATTGGACTGCTCGCCGAAGGGGCAAACTGGCTGTATAGGTACCTGCACAGGCCAAGGGAAGAGTAGGAAGGGGCCGGCAAAGGAGGCGATTGGGATGCATTCAGAGGAACAACACAACAAACGTGGGCAGTCTGGGGAAAAAGCGGTTGGCGCCCGCTGTGGCGTGCCTATTGACGAGTACTCAATTGTCCTTGTTGACGGCGTCTGCAGCCTTTGCCAGGGATTAGTCCGCTTTGTAATCGAGCATGATCCGCAAGCGAATTTCCGGTTTGCTTCCCTGCAGTCTGAGACCGGGAGAAAGCTGCTGCACCAGTATGGTATTCCTTTGGCTGAAATTCGCGGAACGAAGCGTGACCAAGCCGTTACTCCCCATCCGGGTCCGGATGCGGAAGGGGAGAACACGCCGGAATATAAAACGGTGGTGCTGATTGAGCAGGGGCGTTATTATCTCCGTTCGGATGCGGCGCTCCGGATTGCAGCTAAATTAAAATCTCCTTGGAATCTGACCCGTTTCCTTCGGGTGATTCCCCGTCAGGTCAGAGACGGTTTGTACCATTATATAGCCCTCCGGCGCTATAAATGGTTCGGCAAGGATGAAACCTGCCTGGTTCCTTCTCCGGAAATAACACGAAGGTTTCTGGATCAGGGTTGACCCAGGGCCAAAGGCATAGGCGAAATCCAGGACTTGTCAAATATGAAGCTCTATGTTATTCTGGCTGTAAATAAATCAATATGAACGGACGGAAGCACCGTCAAGAACCGAGAAATTCGGTTTTTGACGGTGCTTTTTTTGCGTTCATCAAGAAGGGGGACACAGCAGTGGCCGTGCATATGGTGCTGGGGGTGGAAGACCCGCAGTATGTGGAGGCTTTGCTGGACTATGTGCGCAGCAGTGAATATGGCCGGCGGATTCGCATTACATCGTTCAGCAAGCCGGAGGCTTTTAAGGCCTTTTGGAACCGGTCGCCTGAAGGGACCGAACCTAAGGTTGATTTTGCCGCGGTTGAACCGGTATTTATGGAAGGATTATTGAACAAGGAGGGGCTGGCGAAGGGAGAGGAAGGAACGGAATGCCCAAAGGTCTTTGGGGAAAGAGAGCTGTTAGAGCAGCAAGATCAGAAGCGGTTGGAAGAATTGGAGTCTGAGCAGAGGCGTTTGGAAAGTTTGGAGCCGAAGCTGGTGCGGGTCTTTACGGGAACACGTGAAGAATTTTGTTTTCCTTGTCCCTGGGTCTGCCTCAGCGAATCTTCTATTGGGTTTGGGCAAGTTCAATTCCCGTCAAACATTCCGGTCATTCATAAATTTCGGCCGCTTCCGGAGCTGCTGGAAGAGCTGCTGAGATTTAGCCGGGGACAGGGAAGCGGGGGAAGGGGGCTTTCAACTGAACCGCTCCCTGCCGTACCGGTAATCGGGGTGTATGCGGTCACGGGAGGCATCGGGAAAACAACGGTTGCGCTTCATCTGGCCAAACAGATGGCCTTGGAAGGAGCAAGGGTTTGTTACCTGAACCTTAAAACTTTTGGTTTGCTCGCAGGCCTGGAGGGGCAGCTGACCGGCGACAAGGGTCCCGGCATGGCGGAGCTGCTGTATGAGCTGCAGGCGGCGGCAGAGCGCAACAGACTGCCGGACTTGCCGCCCTCTCGCTTCGCGCTGCGGCATCCTTTGATCCGTGGCGATATGTTTGGACAAGCGGCCAATCTGCGCGAGCTGCTTGAAATGGAGCATAACGACACCGTCCGGCTTCTCGATTACGTCGCAGGCAGCGGCAGTTATGATGTCGTGATCGCGGTATGTGACGCCCATCCGGACGGACGAAGCTCCGGAGTTATAGAGCGGTCTGACCGCCTAGTATGGCTGATGTTGGACGATGAAGAGGTTCTTTCAAGAACGGCTGCCGGCTGGGAATTCTGGGGAAGGGGAAGAGAGCAGGATCAGCAGAATGCCGTCCGGCTGTTGTCCAAAACGGTCTTCACACTCAATCGTTATTCCGGAGCAACGCTATACGCGGCTCCACGTCCGGAATTAATCCCGGCGGTGACATTATGCGAGGTTCCCGACTGGAAGCAGGCGAATCAGGCCAGAATTTTGGCGGATGCACCGGCTTTTCAACGGGACCTGTTGAAATTGCGCCGCAGGCTGCTGGAACGTGAGAGAAGCCGGTCAATCTCTGCAGGGAGCGAAGGGGCATGAAGGAGGAACGTTTGTCTCGGCTGCGCAGGGAGCTTCGGTCCGGACTCAACATGAATTCGCCGCTCAGCGACGAAGAGCTTCTCCAATATATTGAACGGAAAATGCTGCAAGAGCCTGATATGGCTGATTACACGGCTTCCGAGAAACGCAGACTGATCCGGCGGATGTATGATTCCTTCCGCGGTCTGGACGTGCTGCAGCCGCTGGTGGAGGATCGGAGCATTACGGAGATTATGATCAACGGACATGAAGAAATTTTTGTGGAACAAGAGGGCAGGGTTCGGCGAGTGCCTGTACATTTTGAATCCAGAGAACGGCTGGAAGACATTATTCAAAGCATCGTTTCGTCCGTCAACCGAGTTGTGAATGAGTCTGCCCCGATTGTGGATGCTCGGCTTAAAGACGGCTCCCGGGTGAATATTGTTCTGCCTCCGGTTGCTTTGAAGGGTCCTACCATGACGATCCGAAAGTTTCCGGAGAATCCGCTGACTATGGACGATTTGGCGCAGCTCGGCAGCTTAAGCGAGGAAGCGGCTTTATTTCTTCAGCGGCTGGTTCAAAGCAAATACAATCTGTTCATCAGCGGAGGGACCGGTTCAGGAAAGACGACCTTCTTAAACGCTCTGTCTCAATACATTCCGGCCGATGAACGGATTATTACCATTGAGGATTCTGCGGAGCTGCAAATCACAACCGTTCCGAACTTGGTTTCGCTGGAAACAAGAAATGCAAATACCGAAGGCCGCGGGGAAATTACGATCCGCGATTTGATCCGTTCTTCCTTGCGGATGAGGCCGAACCGGATTGTGGTCGGAGAGGTTCGCGGAGCGGAGGCGCTCGAT includes the following:
- a CDS encoding organic hydroperoxide resistance protein, whose protein sequence is MEALYTAKVKVHGGRTGSIESSDGVLKHNLSMPKELGGSGGEGTNPEQLFAAGYGACFESALANVARKEKIKLEGVEVDSQVTIGKDEADGGFQLSVQLDVKIPNVDKSQAQELLHKAHQFCPYSKATRGNIVVKLNAVD
- a CDS encoding thiol-disulfide oxidoreductase DCC family protein, producing MHSEEQHNKRGQSGEKAVGARCGVPIDEYSIVLVDGVCSLCQGLVRFVIEHDPQANFRFASLQSETGRKLLHQYGIPLAEIRGTKRDQAVTPHPGPDAEGENTPEYKTVVLIEQGRYYLRSDAALRIAAKLKSPWNLTRFLRVIPRQVRDGLYHYIALRRYKWFGKDETCLVPSPEITRRFLDQG
- a CDS encoding CpaF family protein; the encoded protein is MKEERLSRLRRELRSGLNMNSPLSDEELLQYIERKMLQEPDMADYTASEKRRLIRRMYDSFRGLDVLQPLVEDRSITEIMINGHEEIFVEQEGRVRRVPVHFESRERLEDIIQSIVSSVNRVVNESAPIVDARLKDGSRVNIVLPPVALKGPTMTIRKFPENPLTMDDLAQLGSLSEEAALFLQRLVQSKYNLFISGGTGSGKTTFLNALSQYIPADERIITIEDSAELQITTVPNLVSLETRNANTEGRGEITIRDLIRSSLRMRPNRIVVGEVRGAEALDMLQAMNTGHDGSLSTGHANSTVDMLSRLETMVLSGAELPVSVVRKQISSAIDIFVHLSRLRDRSRRVTEIAEVAGFEAGEIVLRSLFIFKEEGERDGKIIGSLVRTSNRLLHREKLQMAGISAVDDAQVKGEGE